The Thioalkalivibrio nitratireducens DSM 14787 DNA segment ATCCGCCGGATCTCCGACCGCCCCTCGACCTGGAGTCCGTTCGGGCAGTAATCCTGGAAACGCTGCGACTCCAGTTCCGTGTCCAGCGCCCGCAAGAGGGCATCGCGATCGGCACAGTCGGGCATCCTGGAACCCTCCGGAATTCGCGGGTCGAGCCCATCGGCACGCCCAAGGGTTGAATCGGCAATGGTATAGTCATGCAATGGTGAATCTTTCGCGTTTCCTCGTGCAAGCGGCGCTGGCCGGCGTCGCGGTGGCCGTGATCGTGGCCGTGTTCTTCCCCGGCCTGCTGGACCCGGACCGGAATGGCCCCGCAGCCGTGCTTCAGGTACCCGGTGTGCCGGCCCACGGACCCGTATCCTACGCGACCGGCGTCGCGCGGGCCGCACCGGCGGTCGTCAACATCATGACCTCGCGGACGGTCGAGTTCCCGGGTCCGCTGACGGGCGACCTCGGTCCGCGCGAACACCCGTTCGAGGGACATCCGGAGGGCCGCGAACAGGCAAGCCTCGGCTCGGGCGTGATCGTGAGCCCGACGGGGCACATCCTGACCAACCATCACGTCATCGAGAAGGCGGAGGCCATTGCAGTCGTACTGGCCGACGGCTCCGCCCACCCCGCCGAGATCATCGGCATCGACCCGGACACGGACCTCGCGGTGCTGCGCATCGCGGCCGGCGAGCTGACTGCCGCCAGCATCGGCCGCTCCAACGACCTCGCGGTAGGCGACGTGGTGCTCGCGATCGGCAACCCCTTCGGCGTCGGCCAGACC contains these protein-coding regions:
- a CDS encoding S1C family serine protease, whose amino-acid sequence is MVNLSRFLVQAALAGVAVAVIVAVFFPGLLDPDRNGPAAVLQVPGVPAHGPVSYATGVARAAPAVVNIMTSRTVEFPGPLTGDLGPREHPFEGHPEGREQASLGSGVIVSPTGHILTNHHVIEKAEAIAVVLADGSAHPAEIIGIDPDTDLAVLRIAAGELTAASIGRSNDLAVGDVVLAIGNPFGVGQTVTQGIVSATGRTELGINLFEDFIQTDAAINPGNSGGALINATGELIGISTAIFTRSGGSHGIGFAIPVDLALDVMNEIIEKGYVARGWLGIEVQALDRALAESFGLSNTRGVLIAGILSQGPAARAGLRPGDVIVRLDGQQVLTTREALNIIARKRPGDSLEIEARRDGEALHLEATVDQRPV